A genomic window from Fundidesulfovibrio magnetotacticus includes:
- a CDS encoding triose-phosphate isomerase produces the protein MTLMHLNRTMPRLRLDNSDTPELYRELFPYTKISRVPFDDTIAMPRPAERMFITDTTFRDGQQARPPYTVKQIVHIFDMLHRLGGQSGLIRASEFFLYSDKDRRAVEACQAKDYKFPEVTGWIRANANDLKLVKSMGLKETGLLTSVSDYHIHLKLGKDRKAAMESYLAVVDQALEWGIVPRCHFEDLTRADIFGFCLPFAQALMERSRQAGMPVKIRLCDTMGYGVPYPGAALPRSVSKLVRAFTDEAQVPSEWLEWHGHNDFHKVLVNASTAWLSGCSGANCTLLGFGERTGNAPLEAMVVEYISLTGEDDVANTQVISEIAAYFEDELEYAIPANYPFVGRDFNATSAGIHVDGLAKNEEIYNIFDTQKILGRSVPIIITDKSGKAGVSYWINHNMGLEGDDAVDKRHPAVDKIYNRIMEAYESGRNTSFSNQEMRALVKRYMPELFTSEFDHLKKLAHSLSAQLILKLSEEKCLREMDPERSYARMAKFLGEYPFIQFLYLVDTEGLLVTRKVSDPADRERFSTMQVGVDLSNREWFQKPMQNGKFHVTDFYTSQFTGKLCLTVSAPVANERDEIVGVIGADIRFEELMRRQGDLEDEQDLVELD, from the coding sequence ATGACCCTGATGCACCTGAACCGCACCATGCCCCGGCTGCGCCTGGACAACAGCGACACGCCGGAGCTTTACAGGGAACTCTTCCCGTATACGAAGATCAGCCGCGTGCCCTTCGACGACACCATCGCCATGCCCCGCCCCGCCGAGAGGATGTTCATCACGGACACCACCTTCCGCGACGGACAGCAGGCCAGGCCCCCCTACACCGTCAAGCAGATCGTGCACATCTTCGACATGCTCCACCGCCTGGGCGGCCAGTCGGGACTCATCCGCGCCAGCGAGTTCTTCCTCTATTCCGACAAGGACCGCCGCGCCGTGGAAGCCTGCCAGGCCAAGGACTACAAATTTCCCGAGGTCACGGGCTGGATCCGGGCCAACGCCAACGACCTGAAGCTCGTGAAGTCCATGGGCCTCAAGGAGACCGGGCTTCTCACCAGCGTGTCGGACTACCACATCCACCTCAAGCTGGGCAAAGACCGCAAGGCCGCCATGGAGAGCTACCTGGCCGTGGTGGACCAGGCCCTGGAGTGGGGCATTGTGCCGCGCTGCCACTTTGAGGACCTCACCCGCGCCGACATCTTCGGCTTCTGCCTGCCCTTCGCCCAGGCGCTCATGGAGCGCTCGCGCCAGGCGGGCATGCCCGTGAAGATCAGGCTGTGCGACACCATGGGCTACGGCGTGCCCTACCCCGGCGCGGCCCTGCCCCGCAGCGTCTCCAAGCTCGTGCGCGCCTTCACCGACGAGGCCCAGGTGCCCTCGGAATGGCTCGAATGGCACGGCCACAACGACTTCCACAAGGTGCTCGTGAACGCCTCCACGGCCTGGCTCTCGGGCTGCTCCGGGGCCAACTGCACCCTGCTGGGCTTCGGCGAGCGCACCGGCAACGCTCCCCTGGAGGCCATGGTGGTGGAGTACATCTCTCTCACCGGCGAGGACGACGTCGCCAACACCCAGGTGATCTCCGAAATCGCCGCGTACTTCGAGGATGAGCTCGAATACGCCATCCCCGCCAACTACCCCTTCGTGGGCCGCGACTTCAACGCCACCTCGGCGGGCATCCACGTGGACGGCCTGGCCAAGAACGAAGAGATCTACAACATCTTCGACACCCAGAAAATCCTCGGGCGCAGCGTGCCCATCATCATCACCGACAAGTCCGGCAAGGCCGGGGTGAGCTACTGGATCAACCACAACATGGGGCTGGAGGGCGACGACGCCGTGGACAAGCGCCACCCCGCCGTGGACAAGATCTACAACCGCATCATGGAAGCCTACGAGTCCGGGCGCAACACCTCCTTCTCCAACCAGGAGATGCGCGCGCTGGTGAAGCGCTACATGCCGGAGCTCTTCACCTCCGAGTTCGACCACCTGAAGAAGCTGGCCCACTCGCTCTCGGCGCAGCTCATCCTCAAGCTTTCCGAAGAGAAGTGCCTGCGCGAGATGGACCCCGAACGCTCCTACGCGCGCATGGCCAAGTTCCTGGGCGAATACCCCTTCATCCAGTTCCTCTACCTGGTGGACACCGAAGGCCTGCTCGTGACCCGCAAGGTCTCTGACCCCGCCGACCGCGAGCGCTTCTCCACCATGCAGGTGGGCGTGGACCTCTCCAACCGCGAATGGTTCCAGAAGCCCATGCAGAACGGCAAGTTCCACGTCACGGACTTCTACACCTCGCAGTTCACGGGCAAGCTCTGCCTCACGGTGTCCGCCCCCGTGGCCAACGAGCGCGACGAGATCGTGGGCGTGATCGGGGCCGACATCCGCTTCGAGGAGCTTATGCGCCGCCAGGGCGACCTGGAAGATGAACAGGATCTGGTCGAGTTGGATTGA
- a CDS encoding Lon protease family protein gives MPKSAPLPVDKLRAACPPESVPYATSQDIPSVDPSASRFQPRAISALELGLALTGREYNIYLAGDPYMGRTHFLKSFLAPIAAKAPTPPDIVYVHNFDDQDRPRALLLPAGKGRALKAGLAKAVAAIREDIPSRFEQEAHLSKRQSLARDFQANREDLFAEMEERAAEEGFNLEVDEHGGLTLYPLLEGKVVSDEDFERMDPETRKALKAQGDEVLGNLGSYLRRLTSDDRSYRDSEKKIDRDTAAEVADWRLKDLQEEFAAHTEVLEFFQAVRQDVLEHYDAFLAKEPPALPTPQAAEQGLTADALAERYEVNLFVDNSKAEGAPIVIEDHPNHPNLLGSAERESDFGALYTDHTLIKAGSLHKALGGFLILRIDDLAHGGQAWEGLLRALRSGLCRIEDPSDGDAVRTRTIEPQPVPLTAKVILVGTDETYELLLYGDERFQKLFKLKAHMQDHIPRTPENETALLGLAGAMIAKAGLKPFTREALAGLVEYASSLTDDQERLSLRLPLLRELMCEASALAGLRGADMVDGALLRQAREARLFRANLLEEDFLAEYDREIIKVATDGQAVGRANGLSVRMVGDLPFGLPHQIACTVGVGHGGILDLEREAELGGPIHTKGMMILKSYLVSQFAQDKPVVLTGSLCFEQSYAEVEGDSASGAELAALLSALSGVPISLSKAFTGAVGSSGAIMAVGGLNQKIEGFFEVCRRRGLTGRQGVLLPRDNVVNLMLKEEVLQAVRDGLFNVWPVASIEEAMELLTGMEAGSRGPDGLYPQGTLFRLVDERLARLAQLAVKWGGFSRPLNLEP, from the coding sequence ATGCCCAAATCCGCCCCGCTTCCCGTGGACAAGCTCCGCGCGGCCTGCCCGCCCGAATCCGTGCCCTACGCCACCAGCCAGGACATCCCCTCCGTGGACCCCAGCGCCTCGCGCTTCCAGCCCCGCGCCATCTCGGCCCTGGAACTGGGACTCGCGCTCACGGGCCGCGAATACAACATCTACCTGGCGGGCGACCCCTACATGGGCCGCACACACTTCCTGAAGTCTTTCCTGGCGCCCATCGCGGCCAAGGCCCCCACCCCGCCGGACATCGTCTACGTGCACAACTTCGACGACCAGGACCGCCCCCGCGCGCTGCTCCTGCCCGCTGGCAAGGGCCGCGCCCTCAAGGCCGGGCTGGCCAAGGCCGTGGCCGCCATCCGCGAGGACATCCCCTCGCGCTTCGAGCAGGAGGCCCACCTCTCCAAGCGCCAGAGCCTCGCCCGCGACTTCCAGGCCAACCGCGAGGACCTTTTCGCGGAGATGGAGGAGCGCGCCGCCGAAGAGGGCTTCAACCTCGAAGTGGACGAACACGGCGGCCTGACCCTCTACCCCCTCCTGGAGGGCAAGGTGGTCAGCGACGAGGACTTCGAGCGCATGGACCCCGAGACCCGCAAGGCCCTCAAGGCCCAGGGCGACGAGGTGCTGGGCAACCTGGGCTCCTACCTGCGCCGCCTCACCAGCGACGACCGCTCCTACCGCGACAGCGAAAAAAAGATCGACCGCGACACCGCCGCCGAGGTGGCCGACTGGCGTCTCAAGGACCTGCAGGAGGAGTTCGCCGCCCACACCGAGGTGCTGGAGTTCTTCCAGGCCGTGCGCCAGGACGTGCTGGAACACTACGACGCCTTCCTGGCCAAGGAGCCCCCGGCGCTGCCCACGCCCCAGGCCGCCGAACAGGGCCTCACCGCCGACGCCCTGGCCGAACGCTACGAGGTGAACCTCTTCGTGGACAACTCCAAGGCCGAGGGCGCGCCCATCGTCATAGAGGACCACCCCAACCATCCCAACCTCCTGGGCTCGGCCGAGCGCGAGTCGGACTTCGGCGCGCTCTACACCGACCACACCCTCATCAAGGCCGGCTCGCTCCACAAGGCTTTGGGCGGGTTCCTCATCCTGCGCATCGACGACCTGGCCCACGGCGGCCAGGCCTGGGAGGGCCTGCTGCGCGCCCTGCGCTCCGGACTGTGCCGCATCGAGGACCCCTCCGACGGTGACGCGGTGCGCACCCGCACCATCGAGCCCCAGCCCGTGCCCCTCACGGCCAAGGTGATCCTCGTGGGCACCGACGAGACCTACGAGCTCCTGCTCTACGGCGACGAGCGCTTCCAGAAGCTCTTCAAGCTCAAGGCCCACATGCAGGACCACATCCCCCGCACCCCCGAGAACGAGACCGCCCTCCTGGGGCTGGCCGGGGCCATGATCGCCAAGGCGGGGCTCAAGCCCTTCACCCGCGAGGCCCTGGCCGGGCTGGTGGAATACGCCTCGTCCCTCACGGACGACCAGGAGCGCCTGAGCCTGCGCCTGCCGCTCCTGCGCGAACTCATGTGCGAGGCCTCCGCCCTGGCAGGGCTGCGCGGGGCCGACATGGTGGACGGCGCGCTCCTGCGCCAGGCCCGCGAGGCGAGGCTCTTCAGGGCCAACCTCCTGGAGGAGGACTTCCTGGCCGAGTACGACCGCGAGATCATCAAGGTGGCCACCGACGGCCAGGCCGTGGGCCGGGCCAACGGCCTCTCGGTGCGCATGGTGGGCGATTTGCCCTTCGGCCTGCCGCACCAGATCGCCTGCACCGTGGGCGTGGGCCACGGCGGCATCCTGGACCTGGAGCGCGAGGCCGAGCTTGGCGGCCCCATCCACACCAAGGGCATGATGATCCTCAAAAGCTACCTGGTGAGCCAATTCGCCCAGGACAAGCCCGTGGTGCTCACGGGGAGCCTGTGCTTCGAGCAGAGCTACGCCGAGGTGGAGGGCGATTCGGCCTCCGGCGCGGAGCTGGCCGCGCTGCTCTCGGCCCTCTCGGGCGTGCCCATCAGCCTTTCCAAGGCCTTCACGGGCGCGGTGGGGTCCTCGGGGGCCATCATGGCGGTGGGCGGGCTCAACCAGAAGATCGAGGGATTCTTCGAGGTTTGCCGCCGCCGGGGCCTCACGGGCAGGCAGGGGGTGCTGCTCCCGCGCGACAACGTGGTGAACCTCATGCTCAAGGAAGAGGTGCTCCAGGCCGTGCGCGACGGGCTCTTCAACGTGTGGCCCGTGGCCTCCATCGAAGAGGCCATGGAGCTGCTCACGGGCATGGAGGCCGGCAGCCGAGGCCCCGACGGGCTCTACCCCCAGGGCACGCTCTTCCGGCTGGTGGACGAGCGCCTGGCCCGGCTGGCCCAGCTGGCCGTGAAATGGGGCGGCTTCTCCCGGCCCCTCAACCTGGAACCCTGA
- a CDS encoding methyl-accepting chemotaxis protein, with translation MNLSIKTKLIAGMLLVIALVFAVIFKVVAANVSTESSEAFIQSASRELAHVDYAVTLFLDESRLNADALARSPLAARIDEVTSTFVGTSAPRKSTVDPDDPVGKEVVALFDAVQRAHPAYVEVFMGNRNGGFVSALQDSEMPTGYDPRKRPWYQEALPVKDRPSMSKAYMSTTKEAVTSVTRTVLRGQEVIGVIGIDISLKKLTDLVGSIKLGRTGYLVLVQDDGVVLADPRHPAFNFKKVGEAAPYLAELFKLTSGHQDVSVDGKPCLGVTVTSPKTGWKLLGIIEREEIMAPARAAEANLAVTGGAGLLAIAVVVWLFSTRVIIAPLRQVSGFLAAIAKGDYAHRASHQRTDEIGGILDVLNATAGKLEANMLEIRAKTQEAEQKARDAEAATREAEDARCRAEAARSEGMLQAAGKLERIVEGLGGASSQLEQRIEDSSRGAREQAGRAADTANSMEQMTSTVLDVARNASQAASTADQARSKAQEGSGAVDRVLAGMHEVQGQSERLKDDMRQLGAQAEDIGRVLTVISDIADQTNLLALNAAIEAARAGDAGRGFAVVADEVRKLAEKTMTATREVGDAIGAIQQSARRNVENVERSVTLIGEAARLADGSGRTLEEIVKLVESASDQVRAIAAASEEQSAASEEISRSVEEVNSVSAHTSQAMAEASKAVSDLAGQAQALQALIDSLQDEARGGPGSCPPALGPGRS, from the coding sequence ATGAACCTTTCCATCAAGACCAAGCTCATCGCGGGCATGCTGCTGGTCATCGCGCTGGTCTTCGCGGTGATTTTCAAGGTTGTGGCCGCCAACGTCTCCACGGAGTCCTCCGAGGCGTTTATCCAGTCCGCCTCGCGGGAGCTGGCCCACGTGGACTACGCGGTGACGCTCTTCCTGGACGAGAGCAGGCTCAACGCGGACGCCCTGGCGCGCAGCCCCCTGGCCGCGCGCATCGACGAGGTGACCTCCACCTTCGTGGGCACGAGCGCGCCGCGCAAGTCCACCGTGGACCCGGACGACCCCGTGGGCAAGGAGGTGGTGGCGCTCTTCGACGCCGTGCAGCGCGCCCATCCGGCCTACGTGGAGGTGTTCATGGGCAACCGCAACGGCGGCTTCGTGAGCGCCCTGCAGGACTCCGAGATGCCCACCGGCTACGACCCCCGCAAGCGCCCCTGGTACCAGGAGGCCCTGCCCGTGAAGGACCGGCCGTCCATGTCCAAGGCCTACATGTCCACCACCAAGGAGGCCGTGACCAGCGTGACCCGCACCGTGCTGCGCGGCCAGGAGGTGATCGGCGTCATAGGCATCGACATTTCGCTCAAAAAGCTCACGGACCTCGTAGGGTCCATCAAGCTCGGGCGCACGGGCTATCTCGTGCTCGTGCAGGACGACGGCGTGGTGCTGGCCGATCCCCGGCACCCGGCATTCAACTTCAAGAAGGTCGGCGAGGCCGCGCCCTACCTGGCGGAGCTCTTCAAGCTCACCTCCGGCCACCAGGACGTGAGCGTGGACGGCAAGCCCTGCCTGGGCGTCACGGTCACTTCGCCCAAAACGGGCTGGAAGCTCCTGGGCATCATCGAGCGCGAGGAGATCATGGCCCCGGCGCGCGCCGCCGAGGCCAACCTGGCCGTCACGGGCGGGGCGGGTCTTCTGGCCATCGCCGTGGTGGTGTGGCTCTTTTCCACCCGGGTGATCATCGCCCCCCTGCGCCAGGTGAGCGGGTTTCTCGCGGCCATCGCCAAGGGCGACTACGCCCACCGCGCCAGCCACCAGCGCACCGACGAGATCGGGGGCATCCTGGACGTGCTCAACGCCACGGCCGGAAAGCTTGAAGCCAACATGCTGGAGATCCGCGCCAAGACCCAGGAGGCCGAACAGAAGGCCCGCGACGCCGAAGCCGCCACCCGCGAGGCCGAGGACGCCCGCTGCCGGGCCGAGGCCGCGCGCAGCGAGGGCATGCTCCAGGCCGCCGGCAAGCTCGAACGCATCGTGGAGGGCCTGGGCGGCGCGTCCTCGCAACTGGAGCAGCGTATCGAGGATTCCAGCCGGGGCGCGCGCGAACAGGCCGGGCGCGCAGCCGACACGGCCAACTCCATGGAACAGATGACCTCCACCGTGCTCGACGTGGCCCGCAACGCCTCCCAGGCCGCCTCCACTGCGGACCAGGCCCGGTCCAAGGCCCAGGAGGGTTCCGGCGCCGTGGACCGGGTGCTCGCGGGCATGCACGAGGTGCAGGGACAGTCCGAACGGCTCAAGGACGACATGCGCCAGCTTGGCGCACAGGCCGAGGACATCGGCCGTGTGCTCACCGTGATCTCCGACATCGCCGACCAGACCAACCTCCTGGCCCTCAACGCGGCCATCGAGGCCGCCCGCGCGGGCGACGCGGGCAGGGGCTTCGCCGTGGTGGCCGACGAAGTGCGCAAGCTCGCCGAGAAGACCATGACCGCCACCCGCGAGGTGGGCGACGCCATCGGGGCCATCCAGCAGAGCGCACGGCGCAACGTGGAGAACGTGGAGCGCTCGGTGACTCTCATCGGCGAGGCCGCGCGCCTGGCCGACGGCTCGGGGCGCACCCTGGAGGAGATCGTGAAGCTCGTGGAGTCCGCCTCGGACCAGGTGCGGGCCATCGCCGCGGCCAGCGAGGAGCAGTCGGCGGCCAGCGAGGAGATCAGCCGCTCCGTCGAAGAGGTGAACTCCGTCTCGGCCCATACCTCCCAGGCCATGGCCGAGGCTTCAAAGGCCGTGAGCGATCTGGCCGGGCAGGCCCAGGCGCTCCAGGCGCTCATCGACTCCCTGCAGGACGAGGCGCGCGGCGGCCCCGGCTCCTGTCCGCCCGCGCTGGGGCCGGGCCGGTCCTGA
- a CDS encoding tetratricopeptide repeat protein — MADAEPDCTGGERRRVGAPGIFLKFAFRTAVSDKRPDKPSSAGQARLSGRDVYYYVEKSPEKALTIRPLNVHAHPEGEGRPLTFEDLLERYRPEPLYYYNKVKPVMERVEGLVEAGQASLDAGNTGRAETLFKQALDLDHHNVRAIFGLGFVYLRSGSLDDARHVFRQLMLLPTAFTEEYRHLFNAFGIQMRRRGMLQDARAFYEKALGFGVEDEHLLFNLARAHYAASEFDLARAQVERALNLDPEFDPARRLLKALDKAQDLLPEEFTEPEPERHDLEQTPEPEPLSDAQRYPDLDLDGVPWE, encoded by the coding sequence GTGGCCGATGCGGAACCGGATTGTACAGGCGGTGAACGCAGACGCGTCGGCGCGCCCGGCATCTTCCTCAAATTCGCGTTCCGCACCGCCGTGTCGGACAAGCGGCCGGACAAGCCCAGCAGCGCCGGACAGGCCCGTCTCTCGGGGCGCGACGTGTACTACTACGTGGAGAAGTCGCCGGAAAAGGCACTGACCATCCGGCCCCTCAACGTCCACGCCCACCCGGAGGGCGAGGGCCGTCCGCTCACCTTCGAGGACCTCCTGGAGCGCTACCGGCCCGAACCGCTCTATTATTACAACAAGGTCAAGCCCGTCATGGAGCGGGTGGAGGGCCTGGTCGAGGCCGGGCAGGCCAGCCTGGACGCGGGCAACACCGGCCGCGCCGAGACGCTCTTCAAGCAGGCCCTGGACCTGGACCACCACAACGTACGGGCCATCTTCGGCCTGGGCTTCGTCTACCTGCGCTCGGGCTCCCTGGACGACGCCCGCCACGTGTTCCGGCAACTCATGCTGCTGCCCACGGCCTTCACCGAGGAATACCGCCACCTCTTCAACGCCTTCGGCATCCAGATGCGCCGCAGGGGCATGCTGCAAGACGCCCGCGCCTTCTACGAAAAAGCCCTGGGCTTCGGCGTGGAGGACGAACACCTCCTCTTCAACCTGGCCCGGGCGCACTACGCGGCCAGCGAGTTCGACCTTGCCCGCGCCCAGGTGGAGCGCGCCCTGAACCTGGACCCGGAGTTCGATCCCGCTAGGCGACTGCTCAAGGCCCTGGACAAGGCCCAGGACCTGCTCCCCGAAGAATTCACCGAGCCCGAACCGGAACGGCACGACCTGGAGCAAACCCCTGAACCGGAACCCCTGAGCGACGCCCAACGCTACCCCGACCTGGACCTGGACGGAGTGCCCTGGGAATGA
- a CDS encoding CBS and ACT domain-containing protein, whose amino-acid sequence MLIRDWMTKDVITVGPETSMMKASKLMRERKISRLPVVDDSGRLLGIVSDRDLKEASPSKATSLDMHELYYLLSEIKVKDIMTKTPLAVKPSETVEKAAVLMMNNNFGGLPVVDENLKVVGIITDSDVFKVLVEITGVTEGGVQLAFSLPNSPGKLKDVLDDLKGFGARIVSVLTSFTHADEGHRAVYIRIQDPDKSVLTEMVDALSQKYTLLYWVRDNLNPIIP is encoded by the coding sequence ATGCTCATACGCGACTGGATGACCAAAGACGTGATCACCGTCGGTCCGGAGACCTCCATGATGAAGGCCTCCAAACTCATGCGCGAACGCAAGATCAGCCGCCTGCCCGTGGTGGACGACTCCGGGCGGCTCCTTGGCATCGTCTCGGACCGGGACCTCAAGGAGGCCTCCCCCTCCAAGGCCACCAGCCTGGACATGCACGAGCTCTACTACCTGCTCTCCGAGATCAAGGTGAAGGACATCATGACCAAGACCCCCTTGGCCGTGAAGCCCTCCGAAACCGTGGAAAAAGCCGCCGTTCTCATGATGAACAACAACTTCGGCGGCCTGCCCGTGGTGGACGAAAACCTCAAGGTGGTGGGCATCATCACCGACTCCGACGTCTTCAAGGTGCTCGTGGAGATCACCGGCGTCACCGAAGGCGGCGTGCAGCTGGCCTTCAGCCTGCCCAACTCCCCGGGCAAGCTCAAGGACGTGCTGGACGACCTCAAGGGCTTCGGCGCGCGCATCGTGAGCGTGCTCACCTCCTTCACCCACGCCGACGAAGGACACCGCGCCGTCTACATCCGCATCCAGGACCCCGACAAATCCGTGCTCACCGAAATGGTGGACGCGCTCTCTCAAAAATACACCCTGCTCTACTGGGTGCGCGACAACCTCAACCCCATCATCCCCTAG
- a CDS encoding aminotransferase class IV, producing MIAWIDGRLVPGTAALSLEGPSFRCGMGLFETVLFHQGRPRRLERHLERLAASLAALHLHRDLPAPSEAARLVVEVAHANGLAGETARVNLFCHQDRPQGEATLCITVTPYSIDPHAARALAVYPHAHASHLCAHKTMANLHQRLAWDFARRAGADDALLVDHHGNILEAACAALLFSDGKGFYEPKTPWKLPSLTMEAARRHLHVEEIPLTLADLDRLRHVYWLNSLGGIQPVVRVDDRTLDPDWETCRPLLRVLLGLDG from the coding sequence ATGATCGCCTGGATCGACGGCCGTCTCGTCCCCGGGACCGCCGCCCTGAGCCTTGAAGGCCCCTCCTTCCGCTGCGGCATGGGCCTTTTCGAAACCGTCCTCTTCCACCAGGGCAGGCCCCGACGCCTGGAACGGCATCTGGAACGCCTCGCCGCCAGCCTCGCCGCGCTGCACCTGCACCGCGACCTGCCCGCACCCTCCGAGGCCGCGCGCCTCGTCGTCGAAGTGGCCCACGCCAACGGTCTCGCCGGAGAAACCGCCCGCGTGAACCTCTTCTGCCACCAGGACCGCCCCCAGGGCGAAGCCACGCTCTGCATCACCGTCACCCCCTACTCCATCGACCCCCACGCCGCGCGCGCCCTGGCCGTCTATCCCCACGCCCACGCCTCGCACCTCTGCGCCCACAAAACCATGGCCAACCTCCACCAGCGACTCGCCTGGGACTTCGCCCGCCGCGCCGGAGCCGACGACGCCCTCCTCGTCGACCACCACGGCAACATCCTCGAAGCCGCCTGCGCCGCGCTCCTCTTCTCCGACGGCAAAGGCTTCTACGAACCCAAAACGCCCTGGAAACTCCCCAGCCTGACCATGGAAGCCGCACGACGACACCTGCACGTGGAAGAAATCCCCCTGACCCTGGCCGACCTGGACCGCCTGCGCCACGTCTACTGGCTCAACAGCCTGGGAGGCATCCAGCCGGTCGTGCGGGTGGACGACCGGACGCTGGACCCCGACTGGGAAACGTGCCGCCCCCTGCTGCGCGTGCTGCTGGGGTTGGACGGGTAG
- a CDS encoding chorismate-binding protein, with translation MTSFSSCCPADGLAWIDALAPERPDVFVTPPMPGVAASGLAGLWPVAEWRLETGGGLEGLKAFCDASAGPALGFLSYQAGFPGLGVARRPTAFPEGVFRTYGAVLAPSPDARSVTVHAATPGLRDAALRLVSGARRSPAPPLPALHAPRPSMDREAYAAAVRCAREHILDGDAYQLNLSIRFDADWPAGSDPQALFTGLLARRPAMFYGMYHDAPYTLLSTSPERFLRVRGGMVLAQPIKGTRLAGADPVAAARALRASAKEDAELSMIVDLMRNDISGRCAYGSVSVEGHRSVFLVDGLLQMYANVSGALRPDADALDLLWDALPPGSVTGCPKARAVELIADLEPHHRDAYCGCLVLRLGPRDLDSSVAIRTACHDATSGTLGFFAGSGIVVDSDPHLEYEETMAKAAKFLALARRNTP, from the coding sequence ATGACCTCTTTCAGCTCGTGCTGCCCCGCTGACGGTCTCGCCTGGATCGACGCCCTGGCCCCGGAGCGGCCCGACGTGTTCGTCACGCCGCCCATGCCCGGCGTGGCGGCCTCCGGCCTGGCCGGGCTCTGGCCCGTAGCCGAGTGGCGGCTGGAGACCGGCGGCGGCCTGGAGGGGCTCAAGGCCTTCTGCGACGCCTCGGCCGGACCGGCCCTGGGCTTCCTCTCCTACCAGGCCGGGTTCCCGGGCCTGGGCGTGGCCCGGCGCCCCACCGCCTTCCCCGAGGGCGTGTTCCGCACTTACGGGGCCGTGCTCGCGCCCTCCCCGGACGCCCGCTCCGTGACGGTCCACGCCGCCACGCCGGGCCTGCGCGACGCGGCTCTGCGCCTGGTGTCTGGCGCGCGCCGCTCCCCAGCTCCCCCGCTCCCGGCACTGCACGCACCCCGGCCCTCCATGGACCGCGAGGCCTACGCCGCCGCCGTGCGATGCGCCCGGGAGCACATCCTGGACGGCGACGCCTATCAGCTGAACCTCTCCATCCGCTTCGACGCGGACTGGCCCGCCGGGAGCGATCCCCAGGCCCTTTTCACGGGCCTGCTGGCCCGGCGTCCGGCCATGTTTTACGGAATGTATCACGATGCGCCCTACACGCTGCTCTCCACCTCTCCCGAGCGGTTCCTGCGGGTGCGGGGCGGCATGGTGCTCGCCCAGCCCATCAAGGGCACGCGCCTGGCCGGGGCCGACCCCGTGGCCGCCGCCAGGGCTCTGCGCGCTTCGGCCAAGGAGGACGCCGAACTCTCCATGATCGTGGACCTCATGCGCAACGACATCTCCGGCCGCTGCGCCTACGGCTCCGTTAGCGTGGAGGGGCATCGCTCCGTGTTCCTGGTGGACGGGCTGCTCCAGATGTACGCCAACGTCAGCGGCGCGCTGCGACCCGACGCCGACGCCCTGGACCTGCTCTGGGACGCCCTGCCCCCGGGCTCCGTCACCGGCTGCCCCAAGGCCCGCGCCGTGGAGCTCATCGCGGACCTGGAACCCCATCACCGCGACGCCTACTGCGGCTGCCTCGTCCTGCGCCTCGGCCCCCGCGACCTGGACAGCTCCGTGGCCATCCGCACCGCCTGCCACGACGCCACCTCCGGCACGCTCGGTTTCTTCGCCGGAAGCGGCATCGTCGTGGACTCGGACCCGCACCTGGAATACGAGGAAACCATGGCCAAGGCCGCCAAGTTCCTGGCCCTGGCCCGGAGGAACACGCCATGA
- a CDS encoding aminodeoxychorismate/anthranilate synthase component II — protein MRILLVDHRDSFTRNLEHLLARAAGSAPEIVPCFGFRPRDADAFDLTVLSPGPGHPREHTGYGPLLESGRPVLGVCLGLQIINLHFGGAVERLPGCVHGRAGRFRFLGREIEAGRYHSLHLSRMAPDLELLAQQDGIPMAARHCRLPVAGVQFHPESFLTPQGPEILHDLFQLVLPR, from the coding sequence ATGCGCATCCTCCTGGTGGACCATCGCGACAGCTTCACGCGCAACCTGGAGCACCTGCTGGCCCGCGCGGCCGGGAGCGCGCCGGAGATCGTCCCCTGCTTCGGCTTTCGCCCCCGGGACGCCGATGCGTTCGACCTCACCGTGCTCTCCCCCGGCCCCGGTCACCCGCGCGAACACACCGGCTACGGCCCGCTCCTGGAGTCGGGCCGCCCGGTGCTGGGCGTCTGCCTGGGGCTCCAGATCATCAACCTGCACTTCGGCGGCGCGGTGGAACGCCTGCCCGGCTGCGTGCACGGACGCGCCGGGCGCTTCCGCTTTCTGGGCCGCGAGATCGAGGCCGGGCGCTACCACTCCCTCCACCTGAGCCGCATGGCCCCGGACCTGGAACTGCTGGCCCAACAGGACGGCATCCCCATGGCCGCGCGACACTGCCGTCTGCCCGTGGCGGGCGTGCAGTTCCACCCCGAATCCTTCCTGACCCCGCAAGGCCCGGAGATTCTCCATGACCTCTTTCAGCTCGTGCTGCCCCGCTGA